A single genomic interval of Cellvibrio sp. PSBB023 harbors:
- a CDS encoding Sir2 family NAD-dependent protein deacetylase has protein sequence MSHHPINLEQALSQAASWIAEADSLVISTGAGMSVDSGLPDFRGPEGFWRAYPALGREQLGFTDIANPRAFYDNPERAWGFYGHRLNLYRRTEPHAGYGLLLHWGHKMPNHYQVFTSNVDGHFFKAGFDLMRVHECHGSIHYLQCLEPCGNFVWSAVEFQPEVDENLCRLRSHTPRCTHCGRLARPNILMFDDVDWVYERTRKQHLYQERWLARVAHPLVIEIGAGTAVPSARHFSARIQHEHHARIIRINPNDELTTEANVLHLPYPALMVLTQLQAELVKTYGSDWQLE, from the coding sequence ATGAGCCATCACCCGATTAACCTTGAACAAGCGCTTTCCCAAGCCGCCAGTTGGATCGCCGAGGCAGATTCGCTGGTGATTAGCACTGGCGCCGGTATGTCGGTGGATTCGGGCCTGCCGGATTTTCGCGGCCCGGAAGGATTTTGGCGGGCATACCCCGCACTGGGGCGAGAACAATTGGGGTTTACCGATATCGCCAACCCCAGAGCGTTTTATGATAACCCCGAGCGCGCCTGGGGGTTTTATGGGCATCGCCTGAATTTGTACCGCCGCACCGAGCCCCACGCCGGTTATGGCCTGCTGCTGCATTGGGGGCATAAGATGCCCAATCACTATCAGGTATTTACCAGTAATGTAGATGGGCATTTTTTTAAGGCCGGGTTTGATTTGATGCGCGTGCATGAATGCCATGGCTCCATCCACTACCTGCAATGCCTTGAGCCCTGTGGCAATTTTGTGTGGAGCGCAGTGGAGTTTCAGCCCGAGGTCGATGAAAATTTGTGCCGGCTGCGCAGCCATACGCCGCGCTGTACCCATTGTGGTCGCTTGGCGCGCCCGAATATCCTGATGTTCGACGATGTGGATTGGGTCTATGAGCGCACGCGTAAACAGCATTTATACCAGGAGCGCTGGCTGGCGCGGGTTGCGCACCCATTGGTGATTGAGATAGGGGCGGGCACGGCGGTGCCCTCGGCGCGCCATTTTTCGGCGCGTATCCAGCACGAACACCACGCGCGAATTATCCGCATTAATCCTAACGATGAATTAACAACAGAGGCGAATGTCCTGCATTTGCCTTATCCCGCGCTGATGGTGCTGACCCAATTACAGGCGGAGCTGGTTAAAACTTACGGCAGCGACTGGCAGCTTGAGTGA
- the ettA gene encoding energy-dependent translational throttle protein EttA, translating to MAQYVYSMHRLGKVVPPKREILKDISLSFFPGAKIGVLGLNGSGKSTLLRIMAGVDQDFNGEARPMPGIKIGYLPQEPQLDPAKDVLGNVQDGVREAVDALAELDAIYAAYAEPDADFDDLAKKQAKCEDIIQAWDAHNLQHTLEVAADALRLPPWDADVTKLSGGERRRVALCRLLLSRPDMLLLDEPTNHLDAESVYWLEQFLHSFSGTVVAITHDRYFLDNAAGWILELDRGHGIPYEGNYTSWLEQKDARLEQEQRAEAAHQKALKTELEWVRQNPKGRQAKSKARLARFDELQSQEFQARNETNEIYIPPGERLGDKVIVLENVSKGYGDRLLIDNLSLSIPKGAVVGIVGGNGAGKSTLFRMIAGTEQPDSGTVTIGDTVKVAYVEQSRENLDDKKSVWEAVSDGLDILKIGNYEVNSRSYVGRFNFKGSDQQKRVGELSGGERGRLHLANTLKQGANVLLLDEPSNDLDIETLRALEDAILAFPGCVLVISHDRWFLDRIATHILAYEGDSDIVFFEGNYTEYHEDFVKRKGHDSQPKRMKYKPLKA from the coding sequence ATGGCTCAATACGTATACAGCATGCACCGGCTTGGCAAAGTTGTGCCACCCAAGCGTGAAATTTTGAAAGATATTTCCCTGTCGTTTTTCCCCGGCGCCAAGATCGGCGTACTCGGCCTGAACGGCTCAGGTAAATCCACCCTGTTGCGCATTATGGCGGGCGTTGATCAGGATTTTAATGGCGAAGCGCGCCCCATGCCCGGCATCAAAATCGGTTATTTACCCCAAGAGCCGCAGCTTGACCCCGCCAAAGATGTACTGGGCAACGTGCAAGATGGCGTGCGTGAAGCCGTAGATGCACTGGCCGAGCTGGATGCCATCTACGCGGCCTACGCCGAACCCGATGCCGACTTCGATGACCTGGCCAAAAAACAAGCCAAGTGCGAAGACATCATCCAGGCCTGGGATGCCCATAACCTGCAACACACGCTGGAAGTGGCCGCCGATGCCCTGCGCCTGCCGCCGTGGGATGCGGATGTAACCAAACTCTCCGGCGGTGAGCGCCGCCGTGTGGCCCTGTGCCGCTTGCTGCTGTCGCGCCCCGATATGCTGCTGTTGGACGAACCGACCAACCACTTGGACGCCGAATCCGTTTACTGGTTGGAGCAATTCCTGCACAGTTTCAGCGGCACCGTCGTGGCGATTACCCACGACCGCTACTTCCTCGATAACGCCGCCGGTTGGATTCTGGAACTCGACCGCGGCCACGGTATTCCGTACGAAGGTAACTACACCAGTTGGCTGGAGCAAAAAGATGCCCGTTTGGAGCAAGAACAACGTGCAGAAGCCGCTCACCAGAAAGCCTTGAAAACCGAATTGGAATGGGTTCGCCAAAATCCAAAAGGCCGCCAAGCCAAGAGCAAGGCGCGTCTGGCCCGCTTTGATGAATTGCAATCGCAAGAATTCCAGGCGCGCAACGAAACCAACGAGATCTACATCCCGCCGGGTGAGCGCCTGGGCGATAAAGTCATTGTGTTAGAAAACGTCAGCAAGGGTTATGGCGATCGCCTACTGATCGACAACCTGTCGCTCAGTATTCCCAAAGGCGCGGTGGTGGGGATTGTCGGCGGTAACGGTGCGGGTAAATCCACCCTGTTCCGTATGATTGCCGGCACCGAGCAACCCGATAGCGGCACCGTAACCATTGGCGATACCGTGAAAGTCGCTTATGTAGAGCAAAGCCGTGAAAATCTGGACGATAAAAAATCCGTGTGGGAAGCCGTATCCGACGGCTTGGATATTCTGAAAATCGGCAACTATGAAGTGAACTCGCGCTCCTACGTGGGCCGCTTTAACTTCAAAGGCTCAGATCAACAAAAGCGCGTGGGCGAACTCTCGGGCGGTGAACGCGGCCGTTTGCACTTGGCCAACACCTTGAAACAAGGCGCTAACGTGCTGTTACTCGACGAACCCTCCAACGATTTGGACATCGAAACCCTGCGCGCCCTGGAAGATGCGATCCTCGCCTTCCCCGGCTGTGTTCTGGTGATCTCGCATGACCGCTGGTTCCTCGACCGTATCGCCACCCACATCCTCGCCTACGAAGGCGATTCCGATATTGTCTTCTTTGAGGGTAACTACACGGAATACCACGAGGATTTCGTCAAACGCAAAGGCCACGACTCACAGCCCAAGCGCATGAAGTACAAACCGCTCAAGGCGTAA
- the nhaD gene encoding sodium:proton antiporter NhaD, translating to MLQQRSLLVLLFLGWCTSANAASTGLDLTNSLAGWFCVGLFVIAYAFVMLEEKLHLRKSKPVLAAAGIIWVVIGWVYTQHEQSALAEQAFRHTLLEFAELMLFLLVAMTYINAMDERGLFNALRGWMIKKGFTYRQLFWITGLMAFFISPIADNLTTALLMCAVVLKIAENEKAFINMCCVNIIVAANAGGAFSPFGDITTLMVWQAGKVDFFTFFHLFIPSLVNFALPAAIMSFFINNKKPHKDEEDLFLETLTYKEGAFPILFLFLATIASAVLGHILIHMPPVLGMMLGLAYLKIYGFYLRKKGIVDLKNAEQSASDFMPKNDENPITKVPLPFDVFQPLARLEWDTLLFFYGVIMCVGGLGFMGYLTLLSESLYGNFSHTVSNVSLGLISAVIDNIPVMYAVLTMAPDFSQGQWLLITLTTGVGGSMLSIGSAAGVALMGQARGYYSFLGHLKWTPVVALGYVASIYSHLWLNASIM from the coding sequence ATGCTGCAACAACGCTCATTATTGGTATTGCTGTTTCTGGGCTGGTGTACCTCGGCAAACGCTGCTTCCACTGGGTTGGATTTAACCAACAGCCTGGCAGGCTGGTTTTGTGTCGGCTTGTTTGTGATTGCCTATGCATTTGTGATGTTGGAAGAAAAACTGCACCTGCGCAAATCCAAACCGGTACTGGCTGCCGCCGGTATCATCTGGGTCGTTATTGGCTGGGTTTACACGCAGCACGAACAATCCGCTCTTGCGGAGCAAGCCTTTCGCCATACCCTGCTTGAATTTGCCGAACTGATGTTATTTTTGCTAGTCGCCATGACATACATTAATGCCATGGATGAACGCGGCTTATTCAACGCCTTGCGCGGATGGATGATTAAAAAAGGCTTTACCTATCGCCAACTGTTTTGGATTACCGGCTTGATGGCATTTTTTATATCGCCCATTGCCGACAACCTCACCACCGCATTGCTGATGTGCGCAGTAGTATTAAAAATCGCTGAAAATGAAAAAGCCTTTATCAATATGTGCTGCGTCAACATTATTGTCGCCGCCAACGCAGGCGGCGCTTTCAGCCCATTTGGTGACATCACCACACTCATGGTATGGCAAGCGGGAAAAGTCGACTTTTTTACCTTCTTCCATTTATTCATCCCCTCGCTGGTCAACTTTGCCCTACCCGCCGCGATTATGAGTTTTTTCATCAACAATAAAAAACCACACAAAGATGAAGAGGATTTATTTCTGGAAACCCTCACCTACAAAGAGGGCGCCTTTCCAATCCTGTTTTTATTTTTAGCCACCATCGCCAGTGCAGTACTCGGTCACATCCTCATTCATATGCCACCAGTGCTCGGCATGATGCTGGGCTTGGCCTACCTGAAAATTTACGGTTTCTATTTGCGCAAAAAAGGCATAGTAGATTTAAAAAATGCAGAGCAAAGTGCCTCTGACTTCATGCCGAAAAATGACGAAAACCCCATCACCAAAGTGCCCCTCCCCTTTGATGTATTTCAACCCCTGGCCCGCCTGGAATGGGACACGCTGTTATTTTTCTACGGTGTGATTATGTGTGTCGGTGGTTTAGGTTTTATGGGCTACTTAACACTGCTGTCAGAATCGCTCTACGGCAATTTCAGCCACACCGTCTCCAACGTGAGCCTCGGTTTGATCTCCGCCGTCATCGACAACATCCCCGTCATGTACGCCGTACTTACCATGGCTCCGGACTTCTCCCAAGGCCAATGGCTGCTTATTACTTTAACAACCGGTGTCGGCGGCAGCATGCTATCAATCGGTTCCGCCGCCGGTGTCGCTCTCATGGGCCAAGCCCGCGGCTACTACAGTTTTCTCGGCCATTTAAAATGGACGCCGGTAGTCGCCTTGGGTTATGTCGCCAGTATTTATTCACACCTGTGGTTAAATGCTTCCATTATGTAA
- a CDS encoding type 1 glutamine amidotransferase domain-containing protein, producing the protein MKNLLIALILLAFFSVPAQSNDLKKILIIASNVEDMGDPDKHDARNNLWEYAPPYHVFVSHGYDVEFASPSGDVVPFMMEPVGISSYTIKYEGFLERANSSLAPDQIKPDEYAAVFIGGGYGTLFDVASNKKLLNVMAAIYEKGGVIGSSGHGAGGFANVKLSSGKFLVEGKQVAGFPDSTEKEKSWAKQGSLLPFFVEKQLRKNGARIINKDNIADKHDVIIDGRIVSTMFLPSAALVAKEMIILLEKSGKSKKPIPSAPI; encoded by the coding sequence ATGAAAAATCTATTAATAGCACTAATCCTACTGGCATTTTTTTCTGTGCCCGCACAATCTAATGATCTTAAGAAAATTCTGATTATTGCCTCTAATGTTGAAGATATGGGTGATCCTGATAAACATGATGCCAGGAATAATCTATGGGAGTACGCGCCCCCATATCACGTTTTTGTCTCTCATGGATATGATGTGGAATTTGCATCCCCCTCGGGAGACGTCGTGCCGTTTATGATGGAGCCAGTAGGCATTAGTAGCTACACCATAAAATATGAAGGTTTTTTAGAGCGGGCCAATAGTTCTCTGGCGCCGGATCAGATAAAGCCTGATGAATACGCAGCCGTTTTTATTGGCGGAGGATACGGAACACTGTTCGATGTAGCTTCAAATAAAAAGCTGTTAAATGTCATGGCAGCGATTTATGAGAAAGGCGGCGTGATCGGTAGCAGTGGGCATGGTGCTGGCGGTTTTGCAAATGTAAAACTGAGTAGCGGAAAGTTTCTGGTTGAGGGAAAGCAAGTCGCCGGATTTCCTGACTCTACCGAAAAAGAAAAGTCATGGGCCAAACAAGGCTCGCTCCTCCCATTTTTCGTCGAAAAACAGCTTCGCAAGAATGGGGCGCGGATAATCAATAAAGATAACATCGCGGATAAACATGATGTCATTATTGATGGACGTATTGTTTCCACAATGTTCCTCCCTTCTGCTGCATTGGTGGCGAAAGAAATGATTATTTTGCTCGAGAAAAGTGGAAAATCCAAAAAACCAATACCTTCCGCGCCAATTTAG
- the bla gene encoding class A beta-lactamase codes for MFNRRDFLIASVVAGTILAMPVASKPAKRRFDAAERLQMLEVGQARLGVCFLDTVTGEVSGNRIEERFAMCSSFKLAMVAACLREADNGRLSLDEILPYSAADLLPWAPVTREHLAKGGLSIATLAQAAQEKSDGVAANLLVKRLGGPKAVTAKFREMGDTVTRLDRYEPDLGLVLSADTRDTTSPLAYAQLVSRILTGSILRPDSRERLLEWARNTTTGARRLRAGLPTEWRTGNKTGTGRDEGTTNKCNDVAITFPPGKNPIIIAAYFDSGEYTEKIEARHEAVLAEVGKIAAEWAIG; via the coding sequence ATGTTTAATAGACGCGACTTTTTGATTGCCTCCGTGGTGGCAGGCACAATTCTGGCAATGCCTGTTGCATCAAAGCCTGCCAAGCGCCGTTTTGATGCCGCTGAGCGGCTTCAGATGTTGGAAGTGGGGCAGGCGCGCCTCGGAGTTTGTTTCCTTGACACAGTTACCGGTGAGGTCAGTGGTAATCGTATCGAGGAGCGCTTTGCGATGTGTTCGTCATTCAAACTGGCGATGGTTGCCGCTTGCCTGCGCGAGGCCGATAACGGGCGGTTGAGTCTGGATGAGATATTGCCTTATTCAGCGGCGGATCTTCTTCCTTGGGCGCCGGTCACTAGAGAGCATCTTGCCAAGGGAGGTTTAAGTATTGCCACCTTGGCGCAAGCGGCTCAAGAAAAGAGCGATGGCGTTGCGGCGAACCTTTTAGTTAAGCGCTTGGGCGGCCCTAAGGCTGTCACCGCAAAGTTCAGAGAGATGGGTGATACTGTCACTCGCCTGGATCGTTATGAGCCGGATCTAGGTTTGGTTCTTTCTGCCGATACTCGCGACACTACTTCACCTCTTGCTTATGCCCAGCTTGTCAGTCGAATTTTGACTGGCAGCATTTTACGGCCAGATTCGCGCGAACGACTTCTGGAGTGGGCACGAAATACAACTACGGGTGCTCGGCGGTTGCGAGCTGGTCTTCCCACTGAATGGCGTACTGGGAACAAGACTGGAACCGGGCGCGATGAAGGAACGACTAATAAGTGCAATGACGTTGCTATTACTTTTCCCCCTGGTAAGAACCCCATCATCATTGCAGCCTATTTTGATAGTGGTGAATACACGGAAAAAATAGAAGCAAGGCATGAAGCTGTTCTCGCTGAGGTGGGGAAGATTGCGGCGGAATGGGCCATAGGTTAG
- a CDS encoding PaaI family thioesterase encodes MEVQGHIKFTVTARSSDEVISEMPIQPGILNPFGTVNAGATLWLADVTASVLVLEGVNPEQGMKGFPLAININANLLGNNTAGTFVAKSNYVKKGRTVSVVKTTVIDVSGKLIAEVTTSHVQSA; translated from the coding sequence ATGGAAGTTCAAGGTCATATTAAGTTTACGGTTACTGCAAGATCATCAGATGAAGTTATTTCTGAAATGCCGATACAGCCCGGCATATTGAATCCTTTTGGTACTGTTAATGCGGGTGCTACTTTGTGGCTCGCTGATGTAACCGCATCTGTACTTGTTCTTGAAGGAGTTAATCCTGAGCAGGGTATGAAAGGCTTTCCATTGGCAATAAATATTAATGCCAACTTATTAGGGAATAATACGGCAGGAACCTTTGTGGCAAAATCAAATTATGTCAAAAAAGGACGCACTGTTAGTGTAGTTAAAACAACGGTTATTGATGTATCCGGTAAGCTAATAGCAGAAGTTACAACAAGCCATGTTCAGTCGGCTTAA
- a CDS encoding GNAT family N-acetyltransferase produces MEIVPLADKKEFIAELAELHHAEWKHLNPSLTLDGRAEAIANAAGREGIPSIFIAISGNQLVGSAALVKNDMDSKPDLSPWLAAVYVKEGFRHQGIATELIIRCEDEAVRSNISTWYLYTEFASKLYEKLGWRHMERCEYKGVTVDVMCKQVAS; encoded by the coding sequence GTGGAAATCGTTCCTCTGGCTGATAAAAAAGAGTTCATTGCTGAGTTGGCTGAGCTCCACCATGCAGAATGGAAGCATTTGAATCCATCGCTTACTTTGGACGGGCGAGCAGAAGCAATCGCTAACGCCGCGGGGCGAGAGGGTATTCCTTCAATCTTTATTGCAATATCAGGAAATCAGCTTGTTGGTTCCGCTGCGCTTGTAAAGAACGATATGGACTCCAAACCAGATCTATCCCCTTGGTTGGCGGCCGTCTACGTAAAGGAGGGCTTCCGGCATCAAGGGATAGCAACCGAATTGATTATTCGATGCGAAGATGAGGCGGTTCGCTCAAATATCAGTACATGGTATCTCTACACCGAGTTCGCCTCGAAGCTTTATGAGAAGCTGGGCTGGCGTCATATGGAGCGATGCGAATATAAAGGAGTGACGGTCGATGTCATGTGCAAGCAGGTCGCCTCTTAA